Genomic DNA from Caloenas nicobarica isolate bCalNic1 chromosome 3, bCalNic1.hap1, whole genome shotgun sequence:
taaaataatatcttaATCAGATGTGTGTTGCAGTGAGTTTATAGAGTATGCAGTTTACATGcttaaatttatttccattgaGGCAAGTCCTGAATATACTTGTACCTTGCTGTACAATAAAAACAGTATATAGTCTTGAAactcttttgtttcttgttgAATTGTCCTGCTTTGGGATTGTTAAATTTCACTTTTAGTCAAGTGTAGTCAGCTACAAGCTTGATGTTCTGAACAGTTTATTCCCTACCTCAGGTGGTGTATGATATTGGTATACCTAATAACAAGTAATAAGTGTGTAGAAAGCTTTCCAAAATAAGTTGTAGCTGTTGCCTTTCTGCCAAGGACTTTCCAAATGATGTTTCAGAGAGAATAGTGTGTCCTTTAAGAGCTCGGTACTGAAGATAACTACAAAAAGTGTGAGGAAAGAAAGATGAACTCTCTCCACTTACTGAAACAAGGTTTAGGAGACAAATGTGTTAATGGATGATACCAGACACTCAAGAACTGACATTGGGAGATCCCAGGTTAGTGAGTCTAAGTTTGTCACAAcattgttgcttttttttttttatctccatGTTTCTAATAAGTTACTGCATGACTCCTAGACAAGGGCATATTTTAGAACTGCAACAACAGTGAAGAGGAGCATGTATGTGGAAACACTTCAGGGAGTAAGTACACTTGGAATCTGAAAACATTACACAAAACGCAGAGCACGTGATCTGGGATTTAAAGCAAACTGGCTGATGAAAAGAATCATGAATCTGTATTAATAGTAAAAGCAAGTGGTCTAAAGGGAAACCTCGGTGGCAGAGAATATAATTCTTTAAAACCTTATCCATTTTAAGTAAGGTCTTATAAAACTGGAGGTTAAATTACAGTGGCAGGCtgagtaattttcttttcttgtaatAGGTTATCATTGAAGTGACAGAGATGTTGCACAATGCAAGCCTACTTGTGGATGATATTGAAGATAACTCGAAGCTACGACGGGGCTTTCCAGTGGCACACAGTATCTATGGAATTCCATCTGTAATCAACTGTGCTAATTATGTGTATTTCCTTGGCTTAGAGAAGGTTTTAACCCTTGATCATCCAGATGCTGTTAAAGTTTTTACCTGTCAACTTCTGGAACTCCATAAAGGCCAAGGCTTGGATATTTACTGGAGGGATACTTACACCTGTCCTACGGAAGCTGAATATAAAGCTATGGTACTGCAAAAGACAGGTGGTCTCTTTGGATTAGCTGTAGGCCTCATGCAGCTGTTCTCAAATTATAAAAAAGACTTAAAGCCACTTCTTAATACACTTGGCCTCTTCTTCCAAATAAGAGATGACTATGCCAACTTGCACTCCAAAGAATATAGTGAAAACAAGAGTTTTTGTGAAGACCTAACTGAGGGCAAGTTCTCATTCCCAACCATACATGCAATTTGGTCAAGACCTGAAAGTACTCAGGTGCAAAACATCTTACGTCAAAGAACGGAGAACATAGATATCAAAAAATACTGTGTACATTACCTTGAAAATGTGGGTTCCTTTGAGTACACTCGGAATACCTTGAAAGAGCTTGAATCTGAAGCCTATAAACAAATTGAATCACTTGGGGGAAACCCTGAGCTTGTAGCACTAGTTGAACAGCTGAGTAAAATGttcaaagaaactgaaaattaaaaacttaattCCTGGGGTGTattgaaactttttaaaatgggaaaacaagCAGGCTATCTGAGAGGTGTGATAATCAGTCTTGCTTAAAACTCTTCTAGCCACATTACAGAAATTAGTGTTAAAAACTATTTGTCACTgagtattaaaatatataccCTATTATCTATACAGTCATAACTGTAACTGCTTACAGATGGCTTTGTTAAAGCAGATGTACTAGAACTGAAACAAGTTTCGAATCTGAATGTGATAATCTTTACATAATCATATAGCATTATTTCAGGCCTAAAACTCTCATATCTTTAACTAGCCTAGTGTAGATTTCTGGCTGAAATTCTGTGTTAAATCAAATGAGACTGACCTGACTGTATTGTGCATTTTCAAACAATGCTCTACTAAACCAAAATGTACAATCTTAAATAACAAAAGAAGATACTTGCAACCACAATGCACATAAAACTGTTGTGTGATGTTTTGAAGTTAGACTTGTGAAGATCAAATGGATCGGCGTACTAAGTTCTAAACTGGATATCTTATCCAGCTTCTGAGGATATTTTCAGGGTAATGCGAATTATGAAAGAGTCATATTTGCATATAAAATACTAATGTTTAGTCTGAAACTGTAGCTTTATAAAGATTTTTAAGTACCTTAGAGAAAAGATTCCATTGCATCAGCAAAGCATAAATTTGCTGCTGATTCAAGCTTCGcagtaaataattttgattgactggttttatatttttacactGTCAACGATTTTGTAGCCAGGAACGTAAATCTATGCATTAGAGCTCATATGTGTAACTGTAAATAACAACATGGTAAGCTGCTACAGAAACAGAATGGGATTCACATCCGGTAAATTCAGGACACCATAATTGGTGCAGGTCTCTTTAATCTGTTTATAACTGAGAGGGGCTTCTCTAGGAGTTGTTTCATAGTTCATACTGCATTTCTGTTCTGAGTTGCTATCTGGAGGCatgttataatttttttgtaaaaccAAGTACAGCATCTTCTACAAGCTATAATACCATTTcggttttgtttaaataattgcTTAAATAGTGCTTTAAAATTATGTACACAAACATACTGAAATAGACCTGGAACTGAGAGCTAGATTGAGGAGGGAGGGCTGATAAGTGACATAACATTCTGCGtatctatatataaaaatatgtatgtatatatatgtaaaggTGAACAAAATGTAAGCAGAGATGGTTGTTTCTTCTTGGCTGGGCTCACTTTAATCAGGTTCAGTTCCCTTAGTCTTCGCAGCTACATGAAGCTTTTCTTTGGTGTAGGGAGGTAATGGTTTGGATCAAAGGTAGGACTGGTGCTATCAGCAGTGGTGTTAGCACAAGCATGATCTCAAAATAAACGGCCAGAGGTCCTGTGCTTTTGACAGCTGAAGGACAGTTTTATGCAGGTGTTTATTTACAGGTGCCTGGAAAGCAGGGAGAGTCATGGCCTCAACCCACTGAGCAAACTAACTGAAGAAGGTTGCTGTGATGTCTTCCCTGGTCAGCCTTAAGATTCTTCTCAAAGAGATCAAGCATCAAAGGATTCAGGATGACTGCTTTCAGTCAGACCTAGTTATGGATGATAGCCTATCCCTGTTATCTACATGCTGAGGAACAATCTTTGTCTGCTCTGTAATAAGGCATGGAATAATAGCCTTTTCACTGAATGGACTTGGTCGCCAGGACTGAATAGCTTGAGGTTAGTGAAAGGCagagtttttttaatgttaatgacAATTAattgtaatttgttttttataaCTTGCAGTGCTTAGTAAACCTGTGAATTTTTAGTACTTCATGAGAAAGTACTGTCTAAAGTACAATGTTTATTTTGTGCCATGTCTTGGGAGTTTCTAAGCTCTGTTGCAGCTAGTGTTGAATGGGGGAGAGCACTGGAAAAACTATTGTCAGGAGAATCTCCTAGTCCTCCTGTGAAATATATACTTGTGCCTATTAGGATCACAGGATGTTGTAACTAACATATACAATGCAAAGTGCACTCAGTGCCATTTCATGTCTACTTAGTTGCTGGATGTAAACAGTTCTGTGTAATCAAACTTTCATGATTAGGTAGCtcttatttttacataaaactTCTCTATTATCTGAGACTTCTGATATGTTGTCACTTCTTGGATTCATTCTGGCAACTCACTCCAATATTTATTCTAATACCGTATCTTGTAGAATGTACCTCTATTAATGCAGGAGAAAGTACCTTGGAAGCTTTTCAGCTGCAGGCCCCTTAAACCACAGATGGGTAAGAAGGGAAAAGTGTCCccagaaaagaaagctgaacCAACAAGAAACCATACAGGTCTGTCTTACTGTTCTGCCTTTCAAGGCTTTTGATACCAATATTCAAAGCATACCCTGaaggtatattttaaaagacccAAAAGCAGAGTATCGTTATTCTTCGCTTTGGTTAGGATGAAATGAGGTCTCTGAAGgtttttctttatgtattcAGGAGCTGAAAGAGTCTGGGatcttttcctcttcatctGTTACGCAGGTAGAGCATATTTAAGTATTAAGCATCAGCAGTGATGATGCTCTGTAGTCAAGGTAGATTTTATATTTGGTGCTGTAAGATGAGACTGCATCCTCCTCAGTATTCTCCAATATTAGCTCTAGTACAGGCTTCTGGAGTTAAGCCATGTTAGGAAAATCGCTTTCCTTAAAGCAGCATGAGAATTCTTGTATGCAGAATTAGTTTAGTTGTATAAGTGCTACTCTGTTGCTATGCCTCCCTCAACACAGGGAGTAGGGTTTATTCCTGATCTTCACAAGAGATGCATTGCTGTGGAACGGCAATCTGGAATTGCAAGTGGAAATGCCTGTGGGGAAATAAAGGGGATGCTGGTTTCAATATCAGTCCATTTGAGCCAGAACTGTTCCCATTATTGTCTTTTTCCATTGCAAACAAGTCCTACTTTTATCAGGGGGTTTAGCTCTTGCATTGGGTATAAAGAGAAAGGCAAATACTCATCAGTCTCTAGCTTTTCTCCTTAACCTCAGTCTGTTTTCTCATTGTGTGCTTGCTTGGGTGTAAATGAATGTCGGCACCTGTCTTTGAGTGGCCAGTGATTGGATGGGtcctctgtctctgctgcttcaaAGGCTGATGTTATCCTCATCCATTCTGGTGAAAATTGAATCATTTCAAGATCTTCCTGAGGAGATGTCTTCCACCTCTCTCTTAGAGCTCAAGTTCTGCAGGTACCCACTAAGAGCAGCTTTGTATGTATCAGCCAGTTGGTGATATAGCCTAAAAACGTTCATGACACTGGGAAACTACCTGTCAATACTACTTTATGCCTCCAGCTTCATGGTTGATTTTGCTAATTATGAGAGATCTAAATGCCTCCATGTGCTATGGAAATTTCCTATATTGGCTTCTTTCCCCAGTTAAAATGCTAACATGGTATAAAAACATGGGATTtgtctgttatttctttttctccttataTAGAACTGGTTTGAACTCCGTGTCTTTAGGATTGAATTGGGCCAGCCTTTTATTTATGTGCAAGAGCTATATAGGTGTCTATTGCTCCTCTTTGTTCTGTCTTAATCTTATAATTTTATGTTTCAGGTTTGATATTTACCATGTTCTCTGTATTATTTGCTCACTACTTTCATTGTCATTCTTGTATTTTCTCAGCTAAATTTCTGTTCTGCTACTAATACTATAGCACACACAATACTATCAAACTTGGTTTTAAtcctgaacaaacaaaatattctggGTCTGCTTTTGAAACATTAAATCTTGGCTCATCATATGCCTTCAGAAAAGTAATCCAAGATTTTCTGCGATCCTGGAATgccagaactttttttttccaagaagctAAACCCTATAATGTATATTATATTGCCATAAATTTTGTCCCACTTAGCTTGAGCTCCTTTCCCTCTGCTAGCTGTTTGCTTTCAACACCTAGTTTGCTTTGGTGGTAATGTTCGCTAGGCCTTTCTGTGAAACAACTCGCTAGCCCTGGGGCAGAGGAGTTAATTTTCATCTGAGTTAATGAATTATCCCACTCAGCAAGAGCCTCATGAATGTTGGAGCTGGCAGGTGGACAGAGGCAAGAACAGAGCCAGGGAAAGAGTTGGAGAGAATAAGAAAACTCATCTTAGGCTCTTGAGGCTGCCTCATTTTATTTCACCTCATTTTACAGCATCTCCTTCACTTTGTTAGGAAAGGCTAAGAATGTGTTTGGTTCACCTGAACTTGTTGTCTTGCTTTCCGAATGGAATGTAAGAGCGAttaaagttaaatatttattctgataGTTATTTATGTAACTTGAATATATCATCTTAAGGTTTTGATTAAAGGTAAAGATAAAACAATTAGTAGGTTGTTtcattactgtatttttctttaacaatttTTCTATTCTTGAAGCCAGGGAAACATAATCTGCTGTGTGCCTACTTGGTTTGATTGCTACCTCATGTTAAACATCCTTCCTGAATAATGTGTTTCATATCTGAGCACCAGATTTCAccatttctgcagcatttttttaaattactttagaAGGTACCTTCGTGAGTGACTAGGAACAATACATGAttcattaattcattttcaaGCATATTATCTGCAAACATTATAGTGAAGATGCAGGCTAAACCACATGAATCCTGACAGTGTTCCTCACTTGTGTGCCCTATGGAACAAGTAAGTTCTCACTTAACTCACTGAAAAGGTAATTTACTAAGCATCTGTTTACTACAGTGTTGAAACTGATCTCTTGTATTTTACACCAACCAAAATGAATGTTCAATAAGTTCTGAAGTTAAATCCTTTTTCGTTTAGGTGTTTATAAAATGCAGAAGTTGCAATTCTGGGTAATGAGGCGAAAAAGTTAAATTAGTCTACTTTTTTTATTGGCATTGAGACTGTCCTGTTTCTTGTCAAGTACATTGCATAAACTATAGCTGTTTGATTACAGTgctaaaacagaagaaacaataaaataaactaaatagTGCTATTCTtgtcattttagaaataatacatAAATTTGACAACATGCATGTAGATTCCGAGAATGGCTGAATTACCTATCAAATATGCTGCTGGTGTTAGAAAGATAgtggaaagtattttcttgttttcaacaCCTTTCCTGACATGTAGTTAAACAAAGTGGAGCATACACTGAAGTCTGTACTCTGGAACAGTGAGCGAGTCAGACAGGGAGAGCACAAAGAGTTACTTCCCATGTTTCAGCAGTTGTACCACTATCTGTGTAGGGTCAGCATCACCTGGAGCTGGAACAGATCGTTCAAGGGTGCCCTCTgtgggagatggatggatggactcAGGAGCCCAGATGAGACAGCAACACCAGCAAAGTTGTGGAAGAAGGACTAGAGTATCTgttggttgttgtggggttttttgttgctttggttgtttgtgggttggtgggtttttttcccccaagatgTTATTTGGCCTAAGAAAACACATTACCTTTGGCAAAGGAAGGCTCTAAGGTAAAGGCACAGAGATCTTCACTGGAATGCACCTTCAGCGAGCTGCTGCTTTATGCCAGATGGTAAAGGAACATCCTCAAAGCCTGTTCCTTGAAGATGCAAGCCATCAGTGTGCCAAGGAATTTATGTATTATCCAGATTACTTTGATTTGGAATGTACCAGCGTTACAGAAATCAAGTACAGGTATTTGGTAATCATTATTACAGAATCAGAGCAAGGGGTTATGCTGCCTGCCAAAAGAG
This window encodes:
- the GGPS1 gene encoding geranylgeranyl pyrophosphate synthase isoform X4, with the protein product MLHNASLLVDDIEDNSKLRRGFPVAHSIYGIPSVINCANYVYFLGLEKVLTLDHPDAVKVFTCQLLELHKGQGLDIYWRDTYTCPTEAEYKAMVLQKTGGLFGLAVGLMQLFSNYKKDLKPLLNTLGLFFQIRDDYANLHSKEYSENKSFCEDLTEGKFSFPTIHAIWSRPESTQVQNILRQRTENIDIKKYCVHYLENVGSFEYTRNTLKELESEAYKQIESLGGNPELVALVEQLSKMFKETEN
- the GGPS1 gene encoding geranylgeranyl pyrophosphate synthase isoform X1, whose translation is MDGMDETSKRILEPYQYLLQLPGKQVRTKLSQAFNHWLNVPEDKIQVIIEVTEMLHNASLLVDDIEDNSKLRRGFPVAHSIYGIPSVINCANYVYFLGLEKVLTLDHPDAVKVFTCQLLELHKGQGLDIYWRDTYTCPTEAEYKAMVLQKTGGLFGLAVGLMQLFSNYKKDLKPLLNTLGLFFQIRDDYANLHSKEYSENKSFCEDLTEGKFSFPTIHAIWSRPESTQVQNILRQRTENIDIKKYCVHYLENVGSFEYTRNTLKELESEAYKQIESLGGNPELVALVEQLSKMFKETEN
- the GGPS1 gene encoding geranylgeranyl pyrophosphate synthase isoform X2 gives rise to the protein MDDTRHSRTDIGRSQVIIEVTEMLHNASLLVDDIEDNSKLRRGFPVAHSIYGIPSVINCANYVYFLGLEKVLTLDHPDAVKVFTCQLLELHKGQGLDIYWRDTYTCPTEAEYKAMVLQKTGGLFGLAVGLMQLFSNYKKDLKPLLNTLGLFFQIRDDYANLHSKEYSENKSFCEDLTEGKFSFPTIHAIWSRPESTQVQNILRQRTENIDIKKYCVHYLENVGSFEYTRNTLKELESEAYKQIESLGGNPELVALVEQLSKMFKETEN
- the GGPS1 gene encoding geranylgeranyl pyrophosphate synthase isoform X3, with the translated sequence MYVETLQGVIIEVTEMLHNASLLVDDIEDNSKLRRGFPVAHSIYGIPSVINCANYVYFLGLEKVLTLDHPDAVKVFTCQLLELHKGQGLDIYWRDTYTCPTEAEYKAMVLQKTGGLFGLAVGLMQLFSNYKKDLKPLLNTLGLFFQIRDDYANLHSKEYSENKSFCEDLTEGKFSFPTIHAIWSRPESTQVQNILRQRTENIDIKKYCVHYLENVGSFEYTRNTLKELESEAYKQIESLGGNPELVALVEQLSKMFKETEN